One window of Nicotiana tomentosiformis chromosome 11, ASM39032v3, whole genome shotgun sequence genomic DNA carries:
- the LOC138901144 gene encoding uncharacterized protein codes for MEVLSIPIFLVFEPADLSDTTIEFYQDQAAEHIAVQDTDATKGSDANPEATKAFFDASPLSVNEDVGDSPPSVDASTDDSPQIQILDVALLIAVRKPPKTTGPPKWLQDFVSTSCAYPMSNYLSYESLSPSYAKCLSAQSSIVEPKHHHEASKDEKWVTAMQQEVTPLEENNTWMLLTCLLVRLP; via the coding sequence ATGGAGGTATTATCTATCCCAATCTTCCTAGTATTTGAGCCAGCTGATTTATCAGATACTACAATAGAGTTCTATCAAGATCAAGCAGCTGAACACATTGCAGTCCAAGACACTGATGCTACTAAGGGATCTGATGCAAATCCCGAGGCAACAAAAGCCTTCTTTGATGCCTCTCCACTATCAGTTAATGAAGATGTTGGTGATTCTCCACCATCAGTTGATGCAAGTACTGATGATTCTCCACAAATACAAATTTTGGATGTTGCACTGCTCATTGCAGTTAGAAAACCACCCAAAACTACAGGTCCTCCAAAGTGGCTGCAGGATTTTGTCTCCACCTCTTGTGCATATCCCATGTCAAACTATTTGAGTTATGAAAGTTTATCACCTTCATATGCTAAATGTCTCTCAGCTCAATCATCTATAGTTGAACCTAAACACCATCATGAGGCTTCAAAAGATGAAAAGTGGGTAACTGCTATGCAACAAGAAGTTACACCATTGGAGGAAAATAACACCTGGATGTTGTTGACTTGCCTGCTTGTAAGGCTCCCATAG